In Nocardioides faecalis, the following proteins share a genomic window:
- a CDS encoding ABC transporter ATP-binding protein has protein sequence MAAITMKNIVKKYGDGFPAVNDVSIDVADGEFMILVGPSGCGKSTLLRMIVGLEDITSGDMMIGDRRVNDLAPRERNLAMVFQNYALYPHLTVFENIAFPLRLAKMPDEEVDRLVRDAAETLELTEHLDRKPGNLSGGQRQRVAMGRAIVRKADAFLFDEPLSNLDAKLRGQMRTEIARLQRQLGITTVYVTHDQTEAMTLGDRVAVLKRGLLQQLATPRELYENPGNLFVAGFIGSPPMNFLPATVEGTSVQLPFGSVEIPADKAERAAGRGLLIAGIRPEHFEDASLADEKKAGSTFTAEVDTVEWLGNETYAYIPFEAPPEVTRELAQLEKDLDSEALRTQLIVSLDGASRIQEGQEAEIWVDGRRIHLFDPETGENLTVDRERAGRIAASEVSAH, from the coding sequence ATGGCCGCCATCACGATGAAGAACATCGTCAAGAAGTACGGCGACGGGTTCCCTGCCGTGAACGACGTCTCGATCGACGTCGCGGACGGGGAGTTCATGATCCTCGTCGGCCCCTCCGGCTGCGGGAAGTCGACGCTGCTGCGGATGATCGTCGGCCTGGAGGACATCACCTCCGGCGACATGATGATCGGGGACCGGCGGGTCAACGACCTCGCCCCGCGCGAGCGGAACCTGGCGATGGTGTTCCAGAACTACGCGCTCTACCCGCACCTGACGGTCTTCGAGAACATCGCGTTCCCGCTGCGGCTGGCCAAGATGCCCGACGAGGAGGTCGACCGGCTGGTGCGTGACGCGGCGGAGACCCTGGAGCTCACCGAGCACCTCGACCGCAAGCCCGGCAACCTCTCCGGCGGCCAGCGGCAGCGCGTCGCGATGGGCCGCGCGATCGTCCGCAAGGCCGACGCCTTCCTCTTCGACGAGCCGCTGTCCAACCTCGACGCCAAGCTGCGCGGCCAGATGCGCACTGAGATCGCCCGGTTGCAGCGACAGCTCGGCATCACCACCGTCTACGTCACCCACGACCAGACCGAGGCGATGACCCTCGGCGACCGGGTCGCGGTGCTCAAGCGGGGCCTGCTGCAGCAGCTCGCGACGCCGCGCGAGCTCTACGAGAACCCTGGCAACCTCTTCGTCGCCGGCTTCATCGGCTCCCCGCCGATGAACTTCCTGCCCGCCACCGTCGAGGGCACCTCGGTGCAGCTGCCGTTCGGCAGCGTGGAGATCCCGGCCGACAAGGCCGAGCGGGCCGCCGGTCGAGGGCTGCTCATCGCCGGCATCCGGCCCGAGCACTTCGAGGACGCCTCACTGGCCGATGAGAAGAAGGCCGGGTCCACGTTCACCGCCGAGGTCGACACGGTGGAGTGGCTGGGCAACGAGACCTACGCCTACATCCCGTTCGAGGCGCCGCCGGAGGTCACCCGCGAGCTGGCGCAGCTGGAGAAGGACCTCGACAGCGAGGCGCTGCGCACCCAGCTGATCGTCTCCCTCGACGGTGCCAGCCGGATCCAGGAGGGCCAGGAAGCCGAGATCTGGGTCGACGGACGGCGCATCCACCTGTTCGACCCCGAGACCGGCGAGAACCTCACCGTCGACCGTGAGCGCGCCGGACGGATCGCGGCCTCGGAGGTCAGCGCGCACTGA
- a CDS encoding carbohydrate ABC transporter permease: MKNRIGIIVGCALIMLWCLLPVAWIISLSFKSETAITNGSPGFFPADGAGAGWDNYKAVWDNEQFRRAIFNSIGISLIATLLSIIVATLAAYAIARLEFRGKKAVLTIALAIAMFPVVSLVGPLFDMWRAFGLYDTWPGLIIPYMSFTLPLAIWTLSAFFREIPWEMEQAAQVDGATSWQAFRKVIVPLAAPGVFTAAILTFFFAWNDFVFGISLTSTEAARPIPASLSFFVGSDPFNRPASLLAAGAVIATIPIIIIVLIFQRKIVAGLTSGAVKG, from the coding sequence ATGAAGAACCGAATCGGCATCATCGTCGGCTGCGCGCTGATCATGCTCTGGTGCCTGCTCCCGGTGGCCTGGATCATCTCCTTGTCCTTCAAGTCCGAGACCGCGATCACCAACGGCTCACCGGGCTTCTTCCCCGCCGACGGCGCCGGGGCCGGCTGGGACAACTACAAGGCCGTGTGGGACAACGAGCAGTTCCGCCGAGCGATCTTCAACTCCATCGGGATCAGCCTGATCGCGACGCTGCTCTCGATCATCGTGGCCACCCTGGCGGCGTACGCCATCGCCCGCCTGGAGTTCCGCGGCAAGAAGGCGGTGCTCACGATCGCCCTGGCGATCGCGATGTTCCCGGTCGTCTCGCTGGTCGGGCCGCTGTTCGACATGTGGCGCGCCTTCGGGCTCTACGACACCTGGCCCGGCCTGATCATCCCGTACATGTCCTTCACGCTGCCGCTGGCGATCTGGACGCTGTCGGCCTTCTTCCGGGAGATCCCGTGGGAGATGGAGCAGGCCGCGCAGGTGGACGGCGCCACGTCGTGGCAGGCGTTCCGCAAGGTGATCGTGCCCCTGGCTGCCCCCGGGGTGTTCACCGCCGCGATCCTGACGTTCTTCTTCGCCTGGAACGACTTCGTCTTCGGCATCTCGCTGACCTCGACAGAGGCCGCACGACCCATCCCTGCGTCGCTGTCCTTCTTCGTCGGCTCCGACCCGTTCAACCGGCCGGCGTCCCTGCTGGCCGCGGGAGCCGTCATCGCGACGATCCCGATCATCATCATCGTCCTGATTTTCCAACGCAAGATCGTCGCCGGCCTGACGTCCGGTGCGGTGAAGGGGTGA
- a CDS encoding carbohydrate ABC transporter permease translates to MTATTTAPAPGKRKRAAKATVSDRTKAETRLGQKLVAPAIILMLLVTAFPMLRALYLSTFDYALTAPDDRSFVGLSNYVTALTDPLFWQTTGITVVYMLVTVAVELVIGFVFAMVMHRVIFARGVIRTSILIPYGIITVVSGFAWQFAFSYQNGFVNGWLPFIGEDFNWFGDTTPAVIAIMVSEIWKTTPFMSLLLLAGLAQVNEDMIEAAKVDGATWWQRLTKVILPNMRAAIMVAVLFRALDAYRIFDNIFVMTAGAVKTESISFLTYRQTIEQFQLGLGSALSVLLFLSVLIVAFLIVKLFRVDLAQARQE, encoded by the coding sequence ATGACCGCCACCACCACCGCGCCTGCGCCGGGCAAGCGCAAGCGCGCCGCCAAAGCGACGGTCAGCGACCGGACGAAGGCGGAGACCAGGCTGGGCCAGAAGCTGGTCGCTCCGGCGATCATCCTGATGCTGCTGGTCACCGCGTTCCCGATGCTGCGGGCGCTCTACCTGTCCACCTTCGACTACGCGCTGACCGCACCCGACGACCGCAGCTTCGTCGGCCTGAGCAACTACGTCACCGCCCTGACCGACCCGCTGTTCTGGCAGACCACCGGGATCACGGTGGTCTACATGCTGGTGACCGTCGCCGTCGAGCTCGTCATCGGCTTCGTGTTCGCGATGGTGATGCACCGGGTGATCTTCGCCCGCGGCGTGATCCGGACCTCGATCCTGATCCCGTACGGGATCATCACCGTCGTCTCCGGCTTCGCCTGGCAGTTCGCCTTCTCCTACCAGAACGGCTTCGTCAACGGCTGGCTGCCGTTCATCGGCGAGGACTTCAACTGGTTCGGCGACACCACGCCCGCGGTGATCGCGATCATGGTCTCGGAGATCTGGAAGACCACCCCGTTCATGTCGCTGCTGCTCCTGGCCGGGCTGGCCCAGGTCAACGAGGACATGATCGAGGCCGCCAAGGTCGACGGGGCCACCTGGTGGCAGCGGCTCACCAAGGTGATCCTGCCGAACATGCGGGCCGCGATCATGGTCGCGGTCCTCTTCCGGGCGCTCGACGCCTACCGCATCTTCGACAACATCTTCGTGATGACTGCCGGTGCGGTGAAGACGGAGTCGATCAGCTTCCTGACCTACAGACAGACCATCGAGCAGTTCCAGCTCGGTCTCGGCTCGGCGCTTTCGGTGCTGCTGTTCCTCTCGGTGCTGATCGTCGCCTTCTTGATCGTGAAGCTCTTCCGCGTCGACCTGGCGCAGGCCCGGCAGGAGTGA
- a CDS encoding extracellular solute-binding protein, whose amino-acid sequence MTSLALGTLVACGSEGKPTLNWYVNPDGVPVFERYAKECSTDDYDLSVQLLPSSATDQRTQLARRLAAEDSSTDLMNLDPVFVAEFANAGWLKEVTGEPADKVNASIEGDGEYLAGAADTVTWEDKVYAIPLWANTQVLWYRKSLAEAAGLDMTQPVTWDQVIDAAADNGGTVGVQGNKYEAYVVWINALIQGAGGDIVSNTEAGRDADIGLDSEAGRAAAAVIKKLADSRAAQPDLSVSNEGTSLGQMYDGPGEFMVNWTFVYQNYAGLVGAPDGITEEQFKDLGWARYPRTVKDDPSRPPVGGINIGVGAYGDHPDWAKEAAECITSVKVQVDLALEAGLMPSTNAAYDQVKESGDYPADLIELFRTSVDEGGTRPKSAFYAMISSALQAKWHSPRSVDPKSTPKDSAEYLKAVLEGKSLL is encoded by the coding sequence GTGACGTCCCTTGCGCTGGGGACCCTGGTCGCCTGCGGCAGCGAGGGCAAGCCCACCCTGAACTGGTACGTGAACCCCGACGGCGTCCCCGTGTTCGAGCGGTACGCCAAGGAGTGCAGCACCGACGACTACGACCTCTCGGTCCAGCTGCTGCCCAGCTCCGCGACCGACCAGCGCACCCAGTTGGCCCGGCGGCTCGCGGCGGAGGACTCCAGCACGGACCTGATGAACCTCGACCCGGTCTTCGTCGCCGAGTTCGCCAACGCGGGCTGGTTGAAGGAGGTCACCGGGGAGCCGGCCGACAAGGTCAACGCCAGCATCGAGGGTGACGGCGAGTACCTGGCCGGCGCCGCGGACACGGTCACCTGGGAGGACAAGGTCTACGCGATCCCGCTGTGGGCCAACACCCAGGTGCTCTGGTACCGCAAGTCGCTCGCCGAGGCCGCCGGGCTCGACATGACCCAGCCGGTCACCTGGGACCAGGTGATCGACGCCGCTGCCGACAACGGGGGCACCGTCGGCGTCCAGGGCAACAAGTACGAGGCGTACGTGGTGTGGATCAACGCCCTCATCCAGGGCGCCGGCGGCGACATCGTCTCCAACACCGAGGCCGGGCGGGACGCCGACATCGGCCTCGACTCCGAGGCCGGGCGCGCGGCCGCCGCGGTGATCAAGAAGCTCGCCGACTCCCGCGCCGCCCAGCCCGATCTCTCCGTCTCCAACGAGGGCACCAGCCTGGGCCAGATGTACGACGGCCCGGGGGAGTTCATGGTCAACTGGACCTTCGTCTACCAGAACTACGCCGGCCTGGTCGGCGCTCCGGACGGGATCACCGAGGAGCAGTTCAAGGACCTGGGCTGGGCGCGCTACCCCCGCACCGTCAAGGACGACCCGTCGCGGCCCCCGGTCGGTGGCATCAACATCGGGGTGGGCGCCTACGGGGATCACCCGGACTGGGCGAAGGAGGCGGCGGAGTGCATCACCTCGGTGAAGGTGCAGGTCGACCTGGCGCTCGAGGCGGGGCTGATGCCGTCCACCAACGCGGCGTACGACCAGGTGAAGGAGAGCGGTGACTACCCCGCGGACCTGATCGAGCTGTTCCGCACCAGCGTCGACGAGGGCGGGACCCGGCCGAAGAGCGCGTTCTACGCGATGATCTCGAGCGCTCTGCAGGCGAAGTGGCACTCGCCGCGGTCGGTGGACCCGAAGAGCACGCCCAAGGATTCGGCCGAGTACCTCAAGGCCGTGCTGGAAGGGAAGTCGCTGCTATGA
- a CDS encoding DUF4032 domain-containing protein, protein MALQLVASRTDPALFRLPWRTPLAEWPEWHLVPLPRGLSRHVVRVVRVNRQFLAIKETEEPIALREYDVLRDLQRIHQPAVVPRGVVTGRVSTDGEPLPAALITEHLHYSLPYRTVFQHGLSLEQAPALVDALVVLLVRLHLAGFYWGDVSLSNTLFRRNAEGFAAYLVDAETGELRERISDALREHDVTVGSENIFAELMDLKASGETEVEVDALAVVAQLQERYHALWQELTAVEEFGVDELYRVEQRIARLNDLGFDVDELEIRSDSERVRIQPKVVEAGHHRRELNELTGLDVEDSQARRLLGDLAAFTAHRQLGHLPRRVAARRWLAQVYTPIVDMLPEELAGKIAPAQYFHEVLEHRWYLSEQAGHEVDIFDSAADYVATVLPGRPSDTSGALPPPS, encoded by the coding sequence ATGGCGCTCCAGCTCGTCGCCTCGCGCACCGACCCGGCGCTCTTCCGGCTTCCCTGGCGCACCCCGCTCGCCGAGTGGCCCGAGTGGCACCTGGTCCCGCTGCCGCGCGGACTGTCGCGCCACGTCGTCCGCGTCGTCCGGGTCAACCGGCAGTTCCTGGCGATCAAGGAGACCGAGGAGCCGATCGCCCTGCGTGAGTACGACGTCCTGCGCGACCTGCAGCGCATCCACCAGCCCGCGGTCGTGCCGCGGGGCGTGGTGACGGGCCGGGTGAGCACCGACGGCGAGCCGCTGCCGGCCGCGCTGATCACCGAGCACCTGCACTACTCGCTGCCCTACCGCACCGTCTTCCAGCACGGCCTGAGCCTCGAGCAGGCCCCCGCCCTGGTCGACGCGCTCGTCGTGCTGCTCGTCCGGCTGCACCTGGCGGGCTTCTACTGGGGCGACGTGTCGCTGTCCAACACGCTCTTCCGCCGCAACGCCGAGGGCTTCGCCGCCTACCTGGTCGACGCCGAGACCGGGGAGCTGCGCGAACGGATCTCCGACGCGCTGCGCGAGCACGACGTGACGGTCGGCTCGGAGAACATCTTCGCCGAGCTCATGGACCTCAAGGCGAGCGGCGAGACCGAGGTCGAGGTGGACGCGCTGGCCGTGGTGGCCCAGCTCCAGGAGCGCTACCACGCCCTGTGGCAGGAGCTCACGGCCGTCGAGGAGTTCGGCGTCGACGAGCTGTACCGCGTCGAGCAGCGCATCGCCCGGCTCAACGACCTGGGCTTCGACGTCGACGAGCTGGAGATCCGCAGCGACTCCGAGCGGGTGCGGATCCAGCCCAAGGTGGTCGAGGCCGGCCACCACCGTCGCGAGCTGAACGAGCTGACCGGCCTGGACGTGGAGGACAGCCAGGCGCGCCGGCTGCTGGGCGACCTGGCGGCGTTCACCGCCCACCGTCAGCTGGGCCACCTCCCGCGCCGCGTCGCCGCCCGGCGGTGGCTGGCGCAGGTCTACACGCCGATCGTGGACATGCTGCCGGAGGAGCTGGCCGGCAAGATCGCACCGGCGCAGTACTTCCACGAGGTGCTCGAGCACCGGTGGTACCTCTCCGAGCAGGCCGGTCACGAGGTGGACATCTTCGACTCCGCGGCCGACTACGTCGCCACCGTGCTGCCCGGGCGCCCCTCCGACACCTCGGGTGCGCTGCCTCCCCCGTCCTGA
- a CDS encoding asparaginase domain-containing protein: protein MSRPVLAVGALGGTIASTPSAAGGSAVVPTAGAAELAAAVPGLADLAAVRATTLARLPSPSLAETDLLGALAWARAEVGAGAQGVVLTQGTDTLEESAFLLDLLWDSPVPLVLTGAMRAADAAGADGPANLLTAARVALAPASAGRGVLVALAEQVHAARWVSKTDSMAPAAFASPSFGPVGRCVETEVRYAAPPPRRAAALAVPGDRAPAARRPRVPLVATHLGDDGFVLGSLDLAGVDAVVVAGLGAGHVSTAMADVVGQVAAVVPVVVATRTGAGPTARATYGYPGAELDLLDRGVLGAGWLPPVKARLLLWALALTGPLDRGRVAAALAEHGAP from the coding sequence ATGAGTCGACCCGTGCTGGCGGTGGGTGCCCTCGGCGGCACCATCGCCTCGACCCCCTCCGCCGCCGGCGGCTCCGCCGTGGTGCCGACCGCGGGTGCCGCCGAGCTCGCCGCCGCGGTGCCCGGCCTCGCCGACCTCGCCGCGGTGCGAGCCACGACGCTGGCCCGGCTGCCGAGCCCGTCGCTGGCCGAGACCGACCTGCTGGGCGCGCTGGCGTGGGCGCGCGCGGAGGTGGGCGCCGGCGCGCAGGGCGTGGTGCTCACCCAGGGCACGGACACCCTCGAGGAGTCCGCGTTCCTGCTCGACCTGCTCTGGGACTCCCCGGTGCCGCTGGTGCTCACCGGGGCGATGCGTGCGGCCGATGCCGCTGGCGCCGACGGTCCCGCGAACCTGCTCACCGCCGCCCGGGTCGCCCTCGCCCCGGCCTCGGCCGGCCGCGGGGTCCTGGTCGCCCTCGCCGAGCAGGTCCATGCCGCCCGCTGGGTGAGCAAGACGGACTCGATGGCACCGGCGGCGTTCGCCTCGCCGTCGTTCGGCCCCGTGGGGCGCTGCGTGGAGACCGAGGTCCGCTATGCCGCGCCGCCGCCCCGGCGCGCCGCGGCGCTGGCCGTCCCCGGCGACCGCGCGCCGGCCGCGCGGCGGCCACGGGTGCCGCTGGTGGCCACCCACCTGGGCGACGACGGGTTCGTGCTGGGCTCGCTCGACCTCGCCGGCGTCGACGCGGTGGTGGTGGCCGGGCTCGGTGCCGGGCACGTGTCGACGGCGATGGCCGACGTCGTCGGGCAGGTCGCCGCCGTCGTGCCGGTCGTGGTCGCCACCCGCACCGGTGCAGGACCGACCGCCCGGGCGACGTACGGCTACCCGGGGGCCGAGCTGGACCTGCTCGACCGCGGCGTGCTGGGGGCGGGTTGGTTGCCGCCGGTCAAGGCGCGGCTGCTGCTGTGGGCGCTCGCGCTCACCGGTCCGCTGGACCGGGGCCGGGTGGCCGCCGCCCTGGCGGAGCACGGCGCGCCCTGA
- a CDS encoding YdeI/OmpD-associated family protein yields the protein MDESLSEDPGPGRMGGTPERPARFFADAAEFGAWLAAHHDTATELWMGLYKKHVPDRGLTWEQAVPEALCWGWIDSVAQRIDDDSRRQRWTPRRPTSNWSRVNLELVERLRAEGRMQPSGLAIWEQRRTSPAPYLHERDGEPILPEAYAARLATDPAAAAFWAEATAGYRRLCVTWVLNAKQEATRERRMSQLVACCAAGGLVPSQRYGDVPRWVERAAAAARAATS from the coding sequence ATGGACGAGTCCCTGAGCGAGGACCCGGGGCCGGGGCGGATGGGCGGCACGCCGGAGCGGCCCGCCCGGTTCTTCGCCGACGCCGCGGAGTTCGGCGCCTGGCTGGCCGCGCACCACGACACCGCGACGGAGCTGTGGATGGGGCTGTACAAGAAGCACGTGCCCGATCGCGGCCTGACCTGGGAGCAGGCCGTGCCGGAGGCGTTGTGCTGGGGCTGGATCGACTCGGTCGCCCAGCGCATCGACGACGACTCGAGGCGCCAGCGCTGGACGCCGCGGCGGCCCACGAGCAACTGGAGCCGGGTGAACCTGGAGCTCGTCGAGCGGCTGCGGGCCGAGGGCCGGATGCAGCCCAGCGGCCTGGCGATCTGGGAGCAACGCCGCACCTCCCCCGCGCCCTACCTCCACGAGCGCGACGGTGAGCCGATCCTGCCCGAGGCGTACGCCGCCCGCCTGGCCACCGACCCGGCCGCGGCCGCGTTCTGGGCCGAGGCGACCGCGGGATACCGGCGGTTGTGCGTGACGTGGGTGCTCAACGCCAAGCAGGAGGCCACCCGGGAGCGCCGGATGAGCCAGCTGGTCGCGTGCTGTGCGGCCGGCGGGCTGGTCCCCTCCCAGCGCTACGGCGACGTGCCGCGCTGGGTGGAGCGGGCCGCCGCCGCGGCCCGGGCCGCCACCTCGTGA
- a CDS encoding fumarate hydratase, with the protein MAEAEFRYSDLLPTGADDTPYRLITTEGVETVAGPDGRTFLKVDPAAIQRLTAEAMHDISHYLRPAHLRQLRRIIDDPEASGNDRFVALDLLKNVNISAGGVLPMCQDTGTAIVMGKKSEGVLTGADDAEWISKGVFDAYTSLNLRYSQLAPLTTYDEKNTGSNLPAQIELYSTPGGDQKSPEYKFLFMAKGGGSANKSFLFQETKAILNPKRMLEFLDEKIRSLGTAACPPYHLAVVIGGTSAEFALKTAKYASAHYLDNLPTEGSMSAHGFRDLELEEEVFKLTQGFGIGAQFGGKYFCHDVRVVRLPRHGASCPVAIAVSCSADRQALGKITAEGVFLEQLETDPAQYMPDAGIAEDIAGGEVVQVDLNRPMREILAQLSQYPVKTRLSLTGPLVVARDIAHAKIQERLDAGEEMPQYMKDHPVYYAGPAKTPEGMASGSFGPTTAGRMDSYVKSFQAAGGSMVMLAKGNRSKQVTEACAEHGGFYLGSIGGPAARLAQDCIRSQEVIEYPELGMEAVWKIEVEDFPAFIVVDDKGNDFFTDPGGAVTVPLAGIRVRSSQ; encoded by the coding sequence GTGGCTGAAGCAGAGTTCCGGTACTCCGACCTCCTCCCGACCGGCGCGGACGACACGCCGTACCGGCTGATCACCACCGAGGGCGTCGAGACCGTCGCCGGGCCGGACGGCCGGACGTTCCTCAAGGTCGACCCGGCCGCCATCCAGCGGCTCACCGCCGAGGCGATGCACGACATCAGCCACTACCTGCGTCCCGCGCACCTGCGCCAGCTGCGCCGGATCATCGACGACCCCGAGGCCTCCGGCAACGACCGCTTCGTCGCCCTGGACCTGCTCAAGAACGTCAACATCTCCGCCGGCGGCGTGCTGCCGATGTGCCAGGACACCGGCACCGCGATCGTGATGGGCAAGAAGTCCGAGGGTGTGCTCACCGGCGCCGACGACGCCGAGTGGATCAGCAAGGGCGTCTTCGACGCCTACACCAGCCTGAACCTGCGCTACAGCCAGCTGGCCCCGCTGACGACGTACGACGAGAAGAACACCGGCTCCAACCTGCCGGCGCAGATCGAGCTCTACTCCACCCCCGGCGGGGACCAGAAGTCGCCGGAGTACAAGTTCCTCTTCATGGCCAAGGGCGGCGGCTCGGCCAACAAGTCCTTCCTCTTCCAGGAGACGAAGGCGATCTTGAACCCCAAGCGGATGCTGGAGTTCCTGGACGAGAAGATCCGTTCGCTCGGCACGGCCGCCTGCCCGCCGTACCACCTGGCCGTGGTCATCGGCGGCACGTCGGCGGAGTTCGCCCTGAAGACCGCGAAGTACGCCTCCGCGCACTACCTCGACAACCTGCCCACCGAAGGCTCGATGAGTGCCCACGGCTTCCGGGACCTCGAGCTGGAGGAGGAGGTCTTCAAGCTCACCCAGGGCTTCGGCATCGGCGCCCAGTTCGGCGGCAAGTACTTCTGCCACGACGTGCGCGTGGTGCGCCTGCCCCGACACGGCGCCTCCTGTCCCGTCGCCATCGCGGTCTCCTGCTCCGCGGACCGCCAGGCGCTCGGCAAGATCACCGCCGAGGGCGTCTTCCTCGAGCAGCTCGAGACCGACCCCGCGCAGTACATGCCCGACGCCGGCATCGCCGAGGACATCGCCGGCGGCGAGGTCGTCCAGGTCGACCTCAACCGACCGATGAGGGAGATCCTCGCCCAGCTCTCGCAGTACCCGGTCAAGACCCGGCTCTCGCTGACCGGCCCTCTCGTGGTGGCCCGCGACATCGCGCACGCCAAGATCCAGGAGCGCCTCGACGCCGGCGAGGAGATGCCGCAGTACATGAAGGACCACCCGGTGTACTACGCCGGGCCGGCCAAGACCCCCGAGGGCATGGCGTCGGGCTCCTTCGGCCCCACCACCGCCGGCCGGATGGACTCCTACGTGAAGTCCTTCCAGGCCGCCGGCGGGTCGATGGTGATGCTGGCCAAGGGCAACCGCTCCAAGCAGGTCACCGAGGCGTGTGCCGAGCACGGCGGCTTCTACCTCGGCTCGATCGGCGGCCCCGCCGCCCGCCTGGCCCAGGACTGCATCCGGAGCCAGGAGGTCATCGAGTACCCCGAGCTCGGGATGGAAGCGGTCTGGAAGATCGAGGTCGAGGACTTCCCCGCCTTCATCGTCGTCGACGACAAGGGCAACGACTTCTTCACCGACCCCGGCGGTGCGGTGACGGTGCCGCTGGCGGGCATCCGGGTCCGTTCGTCCCAGTAG